One window from the genome of Montipora foliosa isolate CH-2021 chromosome 5, ASM3666993v2, whole genome shotgun sequence encodes:
- the LOC138003184 gene encoding uncharacterized protein: protein MLFKFLLIMVFLTVDFPFPSQASSNCPQWVKFNNSPVCFGAKGNQFGRFTINRNIFVSQFMIVHRSGKVTCHSNLGYSYWGCTPNSTRLEAILTDNNNKILAPEASKVNSGGKYALAGYDSSSSVLVFCGVGKKRPHVIFANTELRLWHGEDLKDHTESDNGGRTCADVYGLTS from the coding sequence ATGTTGTTCAAGTTCCTATTGATCATGGTATTTCTTACCGTGGATTTTCCTTTCCCAAGCCAAGCGTCTTCTAACTGTCCTCAGTGGGTGAAGTTCAATAATTCGCCAGTCTGCTTCGGTGCCAAGGGAAACCAATTTGGTCGGTTCACCATCAATCGAAACATCTTTGTGAGCCAATTCATGATCGTCCACCGCTCGGGAAAGGTGACGTGTCATAGTAACTTAGGCTACAGTTACTGGGGATGTACACCGAATTCAACTCGCCTCGAAGCCATCTTgactgacaacaacaacaagattttAGCCCCAGAAGCATCAAAAGTTAACAGTGGAGGAAAATACGCTTTAGCAGGTTATGATTCTTCCTCCTccgttcttgtcttctgtggagTCGGAAAAAAGAGGCCTCATGTCATATTCGCCAACACCGAGCTGCGTTTGTGGCATGGAGAGGACTTGAAAGACCACACCGAGAGCGATAACGGGGGCCGAACGTGCGCAGATGTGTATGGGCTCACTAGCTAA
- the LOC138003185 gene encoding uncharacterized protein has protein sequence MLFKFLLIMVFLTVDFPFPSQASSNCPQWVKFNNSPVCFGAKGNQFGRFTINRNIFVSQFMIVHRSGKVTCNRSFGYSYWGCAPNSTRLEAILTDNNNKILAPEASKVNSGGKYALAGYDSSSSVLVFCESKKPHCVLANTELRLWHGEDLKAHTEGDNEGRTCADVYGLLAN, from the coding sequence ATGTTGTTCAAGTTCCTATTGATCATGGTATTTCTTACCGTGGATTTTCCTTTCCCAAGCCAAGCGTCTTCTAACTGTCCTCAGTGGGTGAAGTTCAATAATTCGCCAGTCTGCTTCGGTGCCAAGGGAAACCAATTTGGTCGGTTCACCATCAATCGAAACATCTTTGTGAGCCAATTCATGATCGTCCACCGCTCGGGAAAGGTGACGTGTAATAGAAGCTTTGGCTACAGTTACTGGGGATGTGCACCAAATTCAACGCGCCTTGAAGCCATCTTgactgacaacaacaacaagattttAGCCCCAGAAGCATCAAAAGTTAACAGCGGAGGAAAATACGCTCTAGCAGGTTATGATTCCTCCTCCTCCGTCCTTGTCTTCTGTGAAAGCAAGAAACCTCATTGCGTACTTGCCAACACCGAGCTGCGTTTGTGGCATGGAGAGGACTTGAAAGCCCACACCGAGGGCGATAACGAGGGCCGAACGTGCGCAGATGTGTATGGGCTGTTAGCTAACTAA
- the LOC138004248 gene encoding androgen-induced gene 1 protein-like, which translates to MRDLLAIEKQQTNMASSLSVGILSHVCGTALFAYTLYHHLQIQAPSHRVYGGKFKFLTFLNVLVQLAYFSIAVMADILTLIKGQDNRLIKLRDVLFASLAFPLSAFVAAIFWGIYMVDRNLIFPKQMDKIIPPWLNHLLVS; encoded by the exons ATGCGTGATCTTTTAGCCATAGAAAAGCAACAAACGAACATGGCGTCTTCTTTATCTGTGGGAATTCTTTCTCATGTTTGTGGAACTGCACTTTTTGCCTACACTCTCTACCATCATTTACAAATACAAGCCCCAAGCCATCGTGTTTATGGGGGTAAATTtaagtttttaacttttctaAACGTG ctaGTCCAACTGGCTTACTTTTCAATAGCAGTTATGGCAGATATTCTAACTTTGATAAAAGGACAAGATAACCGGCTGATTAAATTGCGTGATGTATTGTTTGCCTCATTGGCATTTCCTTTATCTGCG TTTGTAGCAGCCATATTTTGGGGAATTTACATGGTGGACAGAAATCTCATTTTCCCAAAACAAATGGATAAAATTATTCCACCCTGGTTGAATCATCTGTTGGTAAGTTAA